One genomic window of Glycine max cultivar Williams 82 chromosome 16, Glycine_max_v4.0, whole genome shotgun sequence includes the following:
- the LOC100813343 gene encoding eukaryotic peptide chain release factor subunit 1-3, giving the protein MSDGQESDKNIEIWKIKKLIKALEAARGNGTSMISLIMPPRDQISRVTKMLGDEFGTASNIKSRVNRQSVLGAITSAQQRLKLYNKVPPNGLVLYTGTIVTEDGKEKKVTIDFEPFKPINASLYLCDNKFHTEALNELLESDDKFGFIVMDGNGTLFGTLSGNTREVLHKFTVDLPKKHGRGGQSALRFARLRMEKRHNYVRKTAEYATQYFINTATSQPNVSGLILAGSADFKTELSQSDMFDPRLQAKILNVVDVSYGGENGFNQAIELSAEILSNVKFIQEKRLIGKYFEEISQDTGKYVFGVEDTLKALEMGAVETLIVWENLDINRYVLKNGTTSEIIIKHLNKEQDADQSNFRDSATSAELEVQEKMPLLEWFANEYKKFGCSLEFVTNKSQEGSQFCRGFGGIGGILRYQLDIRSFDELSDDEVYEDSD; this is encoded by the coding sequence ATGTCTGACGGTCAAGAATCAGACAAGAATATTGAGATATGGAAGATCAAGAAATTGATAAAGGCATTGGAAGCTGCTCGAGGTAATGGTACCAGCATGATTTCTCTGATAATGCCTCCACGTGATCAAATATCTCGGGTCACTAAGATGTTGGGAGATGAATTTGGAACTGCTTCAAACATCAAAAGTAGGGTGAACCGACAGTCTGTGTTGGGAGCCATTACTTCTGCTCAGCAGAGGTTGAAACTATATAACAAGGTCCCTCCAAATGGTTTGGTTCTTTACACTGGAACCATTGTCACTGAAGATGGCAAGGAAAAGAAGGTGACAATTGATTTTGAGCCTTTCAAGCCTATCAATGCATCACTGTACCTCTGTGATAACAAGTTTCACACAGAAGCTCTAAATGAACTTTTAGAATCTGATGACAAGTTTGGTTTCATTGTGATGGATGGAAATGGCACCCTTTTTGGGACTTTAAGTGGAAACACTCGTGAGGTACTTCACAAATTTACTGTTGATCTACCAAAGAAGCATGGTAGAGGAGGTCAATCAGCTTTGCGTTTTGCTCGTCTTAGGATGGAAAAGCGGCACAACTATGTTAGGAAAACAGCAGAATATGCTACTCAGTATTTCATCAATACTGCCACCAGTCAACCTAATGTTTCTGGACTTATACTTGCTGGTTCTGCTGACTTCAAGACTGAGCTAAGTCAGTCAGATATGTTTGACCCTCGATTGCaagcaaaaatattaaatgtggtAGATGTTTCTTATGGTGGGGAAAATGGATTCAATCAAGCTATTGAGCTATCTGCTGAGATTTTATCAAATGTGAAGTTCATTCAAGAGAAACGCTTGATAGGGAAATATTTTGAAGAGATCAGCCAGGACACTGGGAAATATGTCTTTGGGGTTGAGGACACTTTGAAGGCACTGGAGATGGGTGCTGTGGAAACACTCATTGTATGggaaaatttggatattaatagGTATGTGCTGAAAAATGGTACTACTAGTGAGATTATCATAAAACACTTGAACAAGGAACAAGATGCTGATCAAAGCAACTTCCGTGATTCAGCCACCTCTGCAGAGTTGGAAGTTCAGGAGAAGATGCCCTTGCTTGAGTGGTTTGCCAATGAGTACAAAAAATTTGGATGCTCCTTGGAATTTGTGACCAACAAATCTCAAGAGGGGTCACAATTCTGCAGAGGGTTTGGTGGCATTGGTGGAATTCTTCGTTACCAGCTTGACATCAGATCATTTGATGAGTTATCTGATGATGAAGTGTATGAGGATTCTGATTAA